A window of Halomonas sp. GFAJ-1 contains these coding sequences:
- a CDS encoding transcriptional regulator — translation MPNEQAVARFCAFFNKLDKTCTEKLYEVYTEEVVFNDPLHHIQGREALSRYFATMYENVERCQFTYHTQQQQGKQAFVTWTMEFVHPRLARGKPVRVAGCSALTFADDGRVTQHRDYFDAGAMLYEHLPLMGQVIRWLKHRLN, via the coding sequence ATGCCTAACGAGCAAGCCGTGGCACGTTTCTGTGCCTTTTTTAACAAACTAGACAAAACGTGTACAGAAAAGCTATACGAGGTATATACTGAGGAAGTTGTCTTCAACGATCCGCTGCATCACATTCAGGGGCGTGAGGCGCTATCGCGCTACTTCGCCACGATGTACGAGAACGTCGAGCGCTGCCAATTTACTTATCACACGCAGCAACAACAGGGTAAGCAGGCGTTTGTAACGTGGACCATGGAGTTCGTGCACCCACGTTTAGCCCGTGGCAAACCGGTTCGTGTAGCGGGGTGTAGCGCCTTAACGTTTGCTGATGACGGGCGAGTCACCCAGCACCGCGACTACTTTGACGCCGGGGCAATGCTCTATGAGCACTTGCCACTCATGGGACAGGTCATACGCTGGCTGAAACATCGCCTTAATTAA
- a CDS encoding amine oxidase produces the protein MAASPSLLTLSAPCAVAVIGAGVSGLVCAHELAKKGLSVSLFDKARGPGGRMSSKRRPQATLDLGAQAFTVRDPRFAQAVKEWQLAGCAALWPANRYQASSSGWQTHNDDQLRYAGAPRMSAITRHMAEALSSLPNTTLAFETPIAAFEKTSDGWQLIDQHGATYGPFAAVIISAPPPQAYALVADWDDALAAACKDKPQRGCWAGWAIFASPLPPIEGVVPNWHTVETGHEALRLATRNSSKPGREQQPESISLLAQVAWSDTNIELASDVAAQQLLSAFTALFPNGTALPELIDLGAHRWRYAQPAEAGQQSYLYSEQGLALCGDSFRGSRVEGAWLSGFELAHALLARSVQ, from the coding sequence ATGGCTGCATCACCGTCGCTTCTTACTCTTTCGGCGCCTTGCGCTGTGGCCGTTATTGGCGCAGGCGTATCGGGACTTGTCTGCGCCCATGAACTGGCAAAAAAGGGCCTTAGCGTCTCACTATTTGATAAGGCGCGCGGCCCCGGCGGCCGTATGTCTAGCAAGCGACGGCCTCAGGCAACGCTCGATTTGGGTGCCCAAGCTTTTACCGTTCGTGACCCGCGTTTTGCGCAAGCGGTAAAAGAGTGGCAGCTTGCTGGCTGCGCAGCGCTTTGGCCTGCCAACCGTTATCAGGCTAGCTCAAGCGGTTGGCAAACGCATAACGATGATCAGCTGCGCTACGCCGGGGCTCCTCGGATGAGTGCCATTACCCGCCATATGGCGGAAGCACTCTCTTCACTGCCCAACACCACGCTGGCCTTTGAAACCCCAATTGCAGCCTTTGAAAAAACATCGGACGGCTGGCAGCTCATCGATCAGCACGGCGCCACCTACGGCCCGTTCGCGGCAGTGATCATCAGCGCACCACCGCCCCAGGCTTATGCGCTCGTCGCCGACTGGGACGACGCCCTGGCAGCGGCCTGCAAAGACAAACCACAGCGCGGCTGCTGGGCAGGCTGGGCCATTTTCGCCTCTCCCCTCCCGCCTATTGAAGGTGTCGTACCTAATTGGCACACCGTAGAGACAGGCCATGAAGCGCTGCGCTTGGCGACACGCAATAGCAGCAAACCTGGCCGTGAACAGCAGCCAGAGAGCATAAGCCTGCTGGCGCAAGTGGCGTGGAGCGATACAAATATTGAATTGGCAAGTGATGTCGCGGCCCAGCAACTGCTCTCGGCTTTTACGGCGCTCTTTCCAAATGGCACGGCGTTGCCTGAACTGATTGACTTAGGCGCCCACCGCTGGCGGTATGCCCAGCCCGCAGAGGCTGGCCAGCAATCATACCTATACAGCGAGCAGGGCTTAGCGCTCTGCGGCGACAGCTTTCGCGGCAGCCGTGTAGAGGGTGCTTGGCTTTCTGGTTTTGAGTTAGCCCACGCACTATTAGCCCGGTCGGTTCAATAG
- a CDS encoding TIGR01777 family protein, which produces MRVLITGGSGFVGQRLSEQLVAVGHDVQVVSRAPHNVRDRLPATCDIRDSAQAFVDTPPDALVNLAGESIAAKRWSDSQKNELIRSRVESTAQLVMLCEQLQANGQPLPKVMVSGSAMGYYGDQGSKVVDEATPPNDEFAHRLCEQWEAAAKPVEALGVRLALLRIGLVLDAGGGTLQKMVPPFKLGLGGRFGDGKQFMPWIHRDDLVAAIIFLLNESALSGAFNGSAPHPVTNAAFTQTLAKQLHRPAIFPVPAFVLKAGFGEMSQLLLTGADMRPSRLVEAGFTFQYPTLDKALAAIF; this is translated from the coding sequence ATGCGGGTACTAATAACTGGAGGCAGCGGCTTTGTTGGTCAACGACTATCCGAGCAGCTTGTAGCGGTAGGCCACGACGTTCAAGTGGTATCCCGCGCGCCTCATAACGTGCGGGACCGGCTGCCGGCGACCTGCGATATCCGCGATAGCGCTCAGGCGTTTGTGGATACGCCACCGGATGCGCTGGTCAACCTAGCGGGTGAGTCGATTGCTGCCAAACGTTGGAGCGACAGTCAAAAAAACGAGTTGATTCGTTCGCGGGTGGAGAGTACAGCGCAATTGGTGATGCTCTGCGAGCAGTTGCAAGCCAACGGCCAGCCACTGCCCAAGGTGATGGTGAGCGGCTCGGCGATGGGCTATTACGGTGACCAGGGTAGTAAGGTGGTGGATGAAGCAACGCCGCCAAATGACGAGTTTGCCCATCGGCTTTGCGAGCAGTGGGAAGCGGCGGCGAAGCCCGTGGAGGCGCTTGGCGTTCGCTTAGCGCTACTGCGCATTGGCCTGGTGCTGGATGCTGGCGGCGGCACGCTTCAGAAAATGGTGCCCCCGTTTAAGCTGGGGTTGGGGGGCCGCTTTGGTGATGGCAAGCAGTTTATGCCGTGGATTCACCGCGATGACTTGGTCGCGGCGATTATCTTCCTGCTGAATGAGTCGGCGCTCTCTGGGGCCTTCAACGGTAGCGCACCGCACCCGGTGACGAATGCGGCGTTTACCCAAACGCTGGCTAAGCAGCTGCATCGCCCCGCCATTTTTCCGGTGCCTGCCTTTGTGCTTAAAGCAGGTTTTGGTGAGATGTCGCAGCTGCTGCTCACCGGTGCAGATATGCGTCCCTCGCGCCTTGTCGAGGCCGGTTTTACCTTCCAGTATCCGACTCTCGACAAAGCGTTAGCCGCCATCTTCTAA
- a CDS encoding deoxyribodipyrimidine photolyase, which produces MNVQLVWLRSDLRIHDNSALAAAAAKGPVVAIFLRSVKQWQSHGHGANKIDFWARGVAAIKESLNGLNIPLLHRDIDAYEEAPQVLLDIAREHNVEQLHFNIEYPLNEQHRDRAVREAFKQHGINVQAHHDGIAFAPGSLLTGKGDYYGVFTPFSKAWHKQITAEQLALRDTPNVQTPLAIESDPLPERPTLDDEPVDARLWPAGESAASDNLERFLRFRGRHYKAQRDLPKVHGTSELSPYLALGMLSYRQCLQAVMSENGGHLADGDAGLTTWVSELIWREFYQHVAVGFPQVCRYQPFQAHTQQLQWRDDDEDFKAWCEGRTGYPLVDAAMRQLVATGWMHNRLRMVTAMFLSKHLLIDWRRGEAFFMRHLVDGEFCANNGGWQWAASTGTDAAPYFRIFNPTTQSTRFDAEGEFIAHWLPALESLPAKARHAPPRDMLTQLDYPAPIVDHKAARQRALDAFKALSK; this is translated from the coding sequence ATGAACGTACAGCTAGTATGGTTGCGCAGCGATCTGCGTATTCACGACAACTCAGCGCTCGCGGCTGCCGCGGCCAAGGGGCCGGTTGTCGCCATTTTTTTGCGCAGCGTTAAGCAGTGGCAATCCCACGGCCATGGCGCTAATAAAATCGACTTCTGGGCGCGCGGCGTGGCGGCTATCAAAGAGTCGCTTAACGGGCTTAATATTCCCTTACTGCACCGCGATATTGACGCGTACGAAGAGGCACCACAGGTATTGCTGGATATTGCTCGCGAGCATAACGTAGAGCAGCTCCACTTCAACATTGAGTACCCGTTGAACGAGCAGCATCGCGATCGGGCCGTTAGAGAGGCCTTCAAGCAGCACGGAATTAACGTTCAAGCGCACCACGACGGGATTGCCTTCGCCCCCGGCAGCCTATTAACCGGCAAAGGCGATTATTACGGCGTTTTCACCCCATTTTCCAAAGCTTGGCACAAGCAGATTACCGCCGAGCAGCTAGCGCTCCGCGACACCCCTAACGTGCAGACGCCATTAGCCATCGAAAGCGACCCGCTACCCGAGCGACCAACGCTTGATGACGAACCAGTGGATGCGCGCTTGTGGCCAGCTGGCGAAAGCGCCGCCAGCGATAACCTAGAGCGCTTTTTACGTTTTCGTGGCCGTCACTATAAGGCCCAGCGCGACCTGCCCAAGGTACACGGCACCAGCGAGCTTTCACCCTACCTAGCGCTGGGAATGCTCTCCTATCGTCAATGCTTACAAGCGGTAATGAGCGAAAACGGCGGCCATTTAGCCGATGGCGATGCGGGCCTAACCACCTGGGTGAGTGAACTTATTTGGCGGGAGTTCTATCAGCACGTGGCGGTGGGGTTTCCTCAAGTGTGCCGCTATCAGCCGTTCCAAGCGCATACCCAGCAGCTACAGTGGCGTGATGACGACGAGGACTTTAAGGCGTGGTGCGAAGGGCGTACCGGCTACCCGCTGGTAGATGCCGCTATGCGCCAGCTAGTGGCAACCGGCTGGATGCATAATCGGCTAAGGATGGTCACCGCAATGTTCTTGAGCAAGCATTTGCTGATCGACTGGCGCCGTGGTGAAGCATTTTTTATGCGCCATTTAGTCGATGGTGAGTTCTGCGCCAATAACGGCGGCTGGCAGTGGGCGGCCTCTACTGGTACCGATGCAGCGCCTTATTTCCGCATTTTTAACCCCACTACACAGTCAACCCGCTTTGACGCAGAGGGGGAGTTTATCGCCCACTGGCTACCAGCGCTGGAAAGCTTGCCAGCGAAAGCGCGCCACGCTCCACCACGCGATATGCTTACTCAGCTGGACTACCCAGCGCCTATCGTTGACCACAAAGCCGCCCGTCAGCGTGCGCTGGACGCTTTTAAAGCGCTCTCTAAATAG
- a CDS encoding short-chain dehydrogenase, with protein sequence MSTWKTPQRIWLTGATSGIGEALAKKLIAQGHQVVLSARNQEALNALCDGHSNAYSLPLDISDRQAVLDAGEQIRQWLGALDIALFNAGTCEYLNAQHFDMALVERVFAPNVFGTLYGVEAALPLLRAARKEGKPARLAATSSASAYLPLPRAEAYGASKAAVSYFLESLRLDLDQEGIDVSLIHPGFVKTPLTDRNDFPMPMQVSADEAADAIIAGLVKGRLDIHFPRRFTYIVKFLGILPPAIRRYIGLRMTRRQEEQQ encoded by the coding sequence ATGAGCACATGGAAAACGCCCCAGCGTATCTGGCTGACCGGCGCCACCTCCGGCATCGGCGAGGCATTGGCCAAAAAGCTCATCGCTCAGGGTCACCAGGTCGTTCTCAGCGCGCGTAATCAAGAAGCGCTTAATGCGCTATGTGACGGCCATAGCAATGCTTACTCGCTACCGCTTGATATAAGTGATCGGCAGGCTGTCCTTGACGCTGGCGAACAGATTCGACAATGGCTAGGTGCACTGGATATCGCACTATTTAACGCCGGCACCTGTGAATATCTCAATGCGCAGCATTTTGATATGGCGCTCGTAGAGCGTGTGTTCGCGCCAAATGTGTTTGGCACGCTATATGGCGTGGAAGCTGCACTGCCGCTATTACGGGCAGCGCGGAAAGAGGGCAAGCCTGCACGGCTAGCCGCCACCTCAAGCGCGTCAGCGTATTTACCGCTGCCCCGAGCAGAGGCGTACGGCGCCTCTAAAGCGGCGGTTAGTTATTTTTTAGAATCTTTGCGCTTGGATCTCGACCAAGAAGGCATTGATGTCAGCTTGATACATCCAGGTTTCGTTAAAACGCCGCTTACCGATCGCAACGACTTTCCGATGCCCATGCAAGTCTCCGCCGATGAAGCGGCCGATGCGATCATTGCAGGCCTTGTTAAGGGGCGGCTGGATATTCATTTTCCCCGGCGCTTTACCTACATCGTCAAATTTTTGGGCATTTTACCCCCCGCAATACGGCGCTATATCGGCCTTCGCATGACGCGCCGCCAAGAGGAACAGCAATGA
- a CDS encoding RNA polymerase-binding ATPase, whose translation MSDFSPGQRWISDGEAELGLGTVLNCDARSVTILFSASQETRTYNTRQAPLTRVMFGSGDRVLSADGWQMLVDDSKESGGLITYIGEDSEGNPRELPEAKLADTMQFDQARDRLLTGQVDRNDWFDLRFRTLHHYQRIEQHSALGFAGPRIDLIPHQLYIADEVAGRHAPRVLLADEVGLGKTIEAGLILHRLLLTGRIERALILVPDSLTHQWLVELLRRFSLNVSLLDEHQSQAHGSANPFESAQIVLASQGWLFANIHRQDQALASRFDLLIVDEAHHLDWSSEGSGPGYQCVEQLAAEIPGLLLLTATPEQMGVESHFARLRLLDAERYHDIERFKDEERHYIGVASAIDALDELPSATQARSRVEAVADDRDSQALLATLCNPEASAEQQDAARAQLRDALLDRHGTGRVMFRNSRRHVGGFPERRMHLEALELPSAYRRVVRRLERDEDYLDELLIETGMDHPDVLIYPDAMYRELSNDPLNSEPWWHIDPRVNWLLEKLSDDSETGFANDKVLVIAHHRETAEGLAEALRVLGGYQAPVFHEGLSLVERDRAAAAFADEEEGCQVLVCSEIGSEGRNFQFCRHLVMFDMPQHPDQLEQRIGRLDRIGQRHAIELHAPTFTGSPGERLLRWYHEGMDAFSAPHGIGSELFDAFGDALADALLDDEMLDEIIEETRQMFTAKLAERDAGRNRLLELNACRPARAKQVSDAVRELDEDPALPKFVERALDIFGVDSQEIGNGLLYLQPSQHMLDGLPGLVKGEEGFSATYSRALALARDDVQRLSWEHPLLREMMERILDGTMGNTALALLRHPAIPSGRLMAELVFRTHCPAPKSLHLNRFLPPTAIRVLLDESGANLTSKISFTGLGKNLQKVNKSLARDLIKSRHDQLRDLLIQGEGEAERELPSIIEAAEIRMRAQLDSELARLTALAEHNPAVRTEELEALKQERQALSDAIENTRLRLDSVRVVITVDPNA comes from the coding sequence ATGAGCGATTTTTCTCCCGGCCAGCGCTGGATTAGTGACGGCGAGGCTGAGCTTGGACTCGGCACCGTGCTTAACTGCGACGCCCGTAGCGTTACCATTTTGTTCAGTGCCAGCCAGGAAACCCGTACCTACAACACACGTCAAGCACCGTTAACCCGCGTGATGTTCGGCAGCGGCGACCGCGTGCTCTCCGCCGATGGCTGGCAGATGCTGGTGGATGACAGCAAAGAGTCTGGCGGTTTAATCACTTATATTGGCGAAGACAGCGAAGGTAACCCGCGTGAACTGCCGGAAGCTAAGCTGGCCGATACCATGCAGTTCGATCAAGCCCGGGACCGTTTATTGACCGGCCAAGTAGACCGCAACGACTGGTTCGATCTGCGCTTTCGTACCTTGCACCACTACCAGCGCATCGAACAGCACAGCGCCCTTGGCTTTGCCGGGCCACGTATCGACTTGATTCCTCACCAGCTCTATATCGCTGATGAAGTCGCTGGCCGCCACGCGCCTCGGGTACTGTTGGCCGATGAAGTCGGGCTGGGTAAAACCATCGAAGCTGGCCTGATTCTGCACCGCCTGCTGCTCACTGGCCGCATAGAACGGGCGCTGATTCTGGTGCCAGATAGCCTCACTCACCAATGGCTGGTCGAGCTTTTACGCCGCTTTTCGCTCAACGTCAGCCTGCTGGACGAGCATCAAAGCCAAGCCCACGGTAGCGCTAATCCGTTTGAGAGCGCCCAGATCGTGCTGGCTAGCCAAGGCTGGCTGTTTGCCAACATTCACCGCCAGGACCAGGCGCTGGCCAGCCGCTTTGACCTGCTGATTGTGGATGAAGCGCACCATCTGGACTGGAGCAGCGAGGGAAGCGGCCCGGGTTATCAGTGCGTTGAACAGCTCGCCGCCGAGATTCCCGGCCTGCTACTGCTCACCGCCACGCCAGAACAGATGGGCGTTGAGAGCCACTTTGCCCGCCTGCGTTTGCTGGATGCCGAGCGCTACCACGATATCGAGCGCTTCAAAGACGAAGAGCGTCACTACATTGGCGTGGCCAGCGCCATTGATGCTCTGGATGAGTTGCCCAGCGCCACGCAAGCGCGCAGCCGCGTAGAAGCCGTCGCGGATGACCGCGACAGCCAAGCCCTGCTAGCGACCCTATGTAACCCAGAAGCCAGTGCCGAGCAGCAGGATGCCGCCCGCGCCCAGCTGCGCGACGCGCTGCTTGACCGCCACGGCACGGGCCGGGTGATGTTCCGCAACAGCCGTCGTCATGTGGGAGGCTTCCCCGAACGCCGCATGCACCTTGAAGCGCTTGAGCTGCCCTCCGCCTATCGACGGGTAGTGCGCCGCCTTGAGCGCGATGAGGATTATCTGGATGAACTGCTGATCGAAACCGGCATGGATCATCCCGATGTGCTGATCTACCCAGACGCCATGTACCGGGAATTAAGCAACGACCCGCTAAACAGCGAGCCCTGGTGGCACATTGATCCACGCGTCAATTGGCTGCTTGAGAAGCTCAGCGACGATAGCGAAACGGGCTTTGCCAACGACAAAGTACTGGTGATTGCCCACCACCGCGAAACGGCAGAAGGGCTTGCCGAGGCGCTGCGCGTACTCGGTGGCTACCAGGCCCCCGTCTTCCACGAAGGCTTATCGCTGGTGGAGCGCGACCGTGCCGCAGCAGCATTTGCCGATGAAGAGGAGGGCTGCCAAGTGCTGGTGTGCTCGGAGATTGGCTCCGAAGGGCGCAATTTCCAGTTCTGCCGCCACTTGGTAATGTTTGATATGCCCCAGCACCCCGACCAGCTGGAGCAGCGCATTGGCCGTCTCGACCGTATTGGCCAGCGCCACGCTATCGAACTTCACGCGCCGACCTTTACTGGCAGCCCCGGCGAGCGGCTGCTGCGCTGGTATCACGAAGGTATGGACGCGTTCAGCGCGCCCCACGGTATCGGTAGCGAGCTCTTCGATGCGTTTGGCGATGCCCTTGCCGACGCCCTGCTTGACGATGAAATGCTCGATGAAATCATCGAAGAGACGCGGCAAATGTTCACCGCCAAACTGGCCGAACGTGACGCCGGTCGCAACCGTCTGCTGGAGCTAAATGCCTGTCGCCCTGCTCGCGCCAAGCAGGTGAGTGACGCAGTGCGCGAGCTTGATGAAGACCCTGCACTGCCCAAGTTTGTGGAACGGGCGCTGGATATTTTTGGCGTCGACAGCCAAGAGATTGGCAACGGTCTGCTCTACCTCCAGCCAAGCCAACACATGCTCGATGGCCTGCCCGGGCTAGTGAAAGGCGAAGAGGGCTTCTCGGCGACCTACAGCCGCGCCCTGGCACTGGCCCGAGACGACGTACAGCGGCTCTCCTGGGAGCACCCACTACTGCGCGAAATGATGGAGCGCATATTAGATGGCACCATGGGCAATACCGCGCTGGCGCTGCTGCGCCATCCGGCGATCCCCAGCGGTCGACTAATGGCCGAGCTGGTGTTCCGCACCCACTGTCCGGCGCCAAAATCGCTGCACCTTAACCGCTTCTTACCGCCGACGGCGATTCGCGTGCTGCTGGATGAGTCAGGCGCCAATCTAACCAGCAAAATTTCCTTCACGGGCCTTGGCAAGAACCTGCAGAAGGTTAATAAATCGCTGGCGCGGGACCTGATCAAGAGCCGCCATGATCAGCTGCGCGACCTGTTGATTCAGGGTGAGGGCGAAGCCGAACGTGAGCTGCCTAGCATTATAGAAGCGGCCGAAATCCGCATGCGCGCCCAGCTGGACAGTGAGCTTGCCCGCTTGACCGCCTTGGCGGAGCACAACCCAGCGGTGCGCACCGAGGAGCTTGAGGCGTTGAAACAGGAGCGCCAGGCATTGAGCGATGCGATTGAGAACACTCGCTTACGGCTGGACTCCGTGCGGGTTGTCATCACCGTTGACCCCAATGCCTAA
- a CDS encoding redoxin, with product MNAIALGPLLISLPRLYAIGCALLLLLASRYLLGVSARQHGRWFNGLMLVWLVGARAAYVALNWESFSAVPLDALKLWQPGYHGLGGLLAGLLWTAWSLRAHLLSMIGALAMLVGASSLWLVVVTLAPLGNQFAVEALPDVTLEDVDGNPVHLPSLTESGDLIIVNLWATWCPPCLREMPLLEEAAQRDDVSVVIANQGEDLLPIVRYLDEQGLIFRYALRDPSQTLMAQFQAPGLPTTVLFDRQGNTLDVHVGELTRTQLARWLED from the coding sequence ATGAACGCGATTGCCCTCGGCCCACTCCTCATCTCACTGCCGCGGCTATATGCCATTGGCTGCGCGCTGCTGCTGCTGTTGGCCAGCCGCTATTTACTGGGCGTATCGGCGCGCCAGCACGGCCGCTGGTTCAATGGGCTGATGCTAGTGTGGCTAGTGGGCGCGCGGGCGGCCTACGTCGCGCTTAACTGGGAAAGTTTCAGCGCCGTGCCGCTAGACGCCTTAAAGCTGTGGCAACCCGGCTATCACGGTTTGGGCGGGTTACTCGCGGGATTACTCTGGACGGCCTGGTCGCTGCGCGCACACCTGCTGTCAATGATAGGCGCCCTAGCGATGCTCGTCGGCGCTTCTAGCCTGTGGCTTGTGGTGGTAACACTCGCCCCCCTTGGCAATCAGTTTGCCGTTGAGGCGCTGCCGGATGTCACCCTAGAAGATGTCGACGGCAATCCGGTGCATTTGCCATCGCTGACTGAAAGCGGCGACCTGATTATCGTCAACCTATGGGCCACCTGGTGCCCACCCTGCCTGCGGGAAATGCCGCTTTTGGAAGAAGCCGCCCAACGTGACGACGTCAGCGTTGTTATTGCGAACCAGGGCGAAGATTTGCTACCGATCGTGCGCTACCTGGATGAGCAGGGGCTAATATTTCGCTACGCGCTGCGCGACCCAAGCCAAACCTTAATGGCGCAGTTCCAGGCGCCTGGCTTACCCACCACGGTGTTGTTTGATCGACAGGGCAACACGCTGGATGTCCATGTGGGCGAACTCACGCGTACGCAATTAGCCCGCTGGTTGGAAGATTGA
- a CDS encoding helix-turn-helix-type transcriptional regulator, whose amino-acid sequence MAPMSNKATHPPDTPLYPIREVSRLTGVNSVTLRAWERRYGLIRPQRTPKGHRLYAQDDITRIERILQWLNRGVPVSQVVDLLDQPEAVETPAPAAGDWTSQRQQLQSVIEAVDLPKLEALYYQSLALYPLSVAINELWQPVILSLEAKWASQPDDLVRRTFEAFLRSQVGIRLHYANQATRGPLILLSAMPDDPGPLWVLMCALMASEQGYRVQLLDHSLALADLPQAVARLHSSVVLLSSGQRESDDYIRQALPQAAQSLNVPIGVCGEVARLREGELNDGPVHMLGDDLPQAIARLRPLLRESGIL is encoded by the coding sequence ATGGCGCCCATGAGCAACAAGGCGACCCACCCACCCGATACCCCTCTCTATCCGATACGGGAAGTTTCCCGTTTAACGGGTGTGAACTCGGTCACCCTTCGTGCCTGGGAGCGACGCTATGGTTTAATTCGACCGCAACGCACCCCCAAAGGCCATCGGCTTTATGCCCAAGACGATATAACCCGTATCGAGCGCATTCTGCAGTGGCTCAACCGTGGGGTACCCGTCAGCCAGGTCGTGGATTTGCTTGACCAGCCGGAAGCGGTGGAAACGCCCGCCCCAGCAGCAGGCGACTGGACCAGCCAGCGTCAACAGCTCCAGTCAGTCATTGAAGCGGTTGACTTGCCCAAGCTAGAAGCGCTGTATTACCAAAGCTTGGCACTCTACCCGCTTAGCGTGGCCATTAATGAGCTATGGCAGCCGGTTATTCTGTCCTTGGAAGCAAAATGGGCATCACAACCCGATGATCTTGTGCGCCGCACCTTTGAAGCCTTTTTACGCAGCCAGGTCGGTATTCGGCTCCACTATGCCAACCAGGCTACTCGCGGGCCGCTGATTCTGCTCAGTGCTATGCCTGACGATCCAGGCCCGCTGTGGGTATTAATGTGCGCGCTGATGGCCAGCGAACAGGGCTACCGCGTACAGCTGCTCGATCACTCTCTGGCGCTGGCCGACCTTCCCCAAGCGGTGGCTCGGCTTCACTCCTCCGTGGTGCTGCTCTCCAGCGGCCAGCGGGAAAGCGATGACTATATTCGCCAGGCGCTGCCACAGGCGGCTCAATCATTGAATGTGCCCATTGGCGTATGCGGTGAAGTAGCGAGGTTAAGGGAGGGTGAATTAAACGACGGCCCTGTTCACATGCTAGGGGATGATCTACCCCAAGCGATCGCACGGCTGCGCCCGCTGCTGCGTGAATCTGGCATTCTTTAA
- a CDS encoding anion transporter, with protein MDAPTNALRWQRRKITVGLLGGPLLAVILLVLGAPDGMPVAAWRVVALTAWMAVWWILEPVPMPVTALLPIALLPLLGVVDVNAAAAPYANPLIFLFLGGFMLAEAIQRWNLHRRIALGVLTVAGKRPDHLVAGFMGATALLSMWVSNTATAALMVPIGLSVLTLLERKGSALDQRPMELCLLLGIALAANIGGMGTLIGTPPNALLAGFMADNYDIEIGFAQWMLVGVPPAALLLLAGWWLLTRWVYPVPRSPLEGIATVLSQQSEDLGRMTRPEQRVAAVFALVALAWMGRPVLENLTGLPLSDGGIAVMGALLLFVIPARWRQRQFLLDWKSAQNLPWSVLLLVGGGLSLGSAIESSGLAEEVANMMAMFAGWPIWAMIFMVVVTVMLMSHVTSNTATAAAIIPLAAALTVSMEQSPLLLTVPVAMAASCAFMLPVATPPNAVVFGSGKVQVIDMLRAGVVMSLVAVGVICVAVFALAMPVLGFGWWQ; from the coding sequence ATGGACGCGCCGACTAACGCCCTACGCTGGCAGCGACGCAAAATCACCGTAGGGTTGCTGGGCGGCCCCCTGTTAGCGGTGATATTGCTGGTGTTGGGCGCGCCCGACGGCATGCCAGTCGCTGCATGGCGTGTCGTCGCCCTTACGGCGTGGATGGCGGTATGGTGGATTCTGGAGCCAGTGCCGATGCCGGTGACCGCGTTGTTGCCCATAGCGCTATTACCGCTGCTGGGCGTGGTCGATGTGAATGCAGCGGCTGCCCCCTACGCAAACCCGCTGATATTTCTCTTTTTGGGCGGCTTTATGCTGGCGGAGGCGATACAGCGCTGGAACCTTCATCGACGGATTGCCTTGGGCGTGTTGACCGTGGCAGGCAAGCGCCCGGACCATCTAGTCGCCGGATTTATGGGGGCAACAGCGCTCCTTAGCATGTGGGTAAGCAATACCGCGACAGCGGCGCTGATGGTGCCGATTGGATTGTCGGTTCTTACGCTGCTTGAACGCAAAGGCAGCGCTTTGGATCAGCGCCCCATGGAGCTTTGTTTGCTGTTGGGTATTGCCTTGGCAGCCAATATTGGTGGAATGGGGACACTGATTGGTACGCCGCCTAACGCGTTACTAGCGGGCTTTATGGCAGATAACTACGACATCGAGATCGGCTTTGCCCAGTGGATGCTCGTCGGAGTGCCGCCTGCGGCGCTGCTATTGCTGGCTGGCTGGTGGCTGCTCACACGCTGGGTTTATCCTGTGCCGCGTTCACCGCTAGAGGGGATCGCTACAGTGCTGTCGCAGCAGTCAGAAGACCTAGGCCGGATGACCCGTCCTGAGCAACGCGTTGCCGCCGTATTTGCATTGGTAGCGTTGGCGTGGATGGGGCGTCCGGTGCTGGAAAACTTGACCGGCTTGCCGCTCAGCGATGGCGGTATTGCCGTGATGGGCGCGTTACTGCTGTTTGTGATTCCGGCCCGCTGGAGACAGCGCCAATTTTTACTCGACTGGAAAAGCGCGCAGAACCTCCCCTGGAGCGTGTTACTGCTGGTGGGCGGTGGGCTTAGTCTAGGCAGCGCCATCGAAAGCTCAGGGTTAGCCGAGGAGGTGGCTAACATGATGGCCATGTTTGCAGGCTGGCCTATTTGGGCGATGATTTTCATGGTGGTCGTCACCGTTATGCTGATGAGCCACGTGACCAGTAATACCGCCACCGCGGCTGCTATTATACCGCTAGCAGCCGCGCTGACGGTGAGTATGGAGCAAAGCCCACTCCTCCTTACCGTACCGGTTGCCATGGCCGCCTCTTGTGCCTTTATGTTGCCGGTCGCTACGCCGCCCAATGCCGTTGTGTTCGGCAGTGGTAAAGTGCAAGTGATTGATATGCTGCGTGCCGGGGTAGTGATGAGCTTGGTTGCCGTTGGGGTTATCTGTGTAGCGGTATTTGCGCTTGCAATGCCGGTATTAGGGTTTGGCTGGTGGCAGTAG